The Flavobacterium commune genome contains a region encoding:
- a CDS encoding GNAT family N-acetyltransferase codes for MISVSTDKSKLDIPFIHNFLKDIYWAAPRTIEEVQVCIENSFCFGIYLDGRQIGFARVITDYVVFAYLMDVFIDEKYRGNGYSSILIDAMMNESELKEIKIWRLATTDAHFLYQKFGFKLLAHPEKLMEKIVL; via the coding sequence ATGATTAGCGTTTCTACAGATAAAAGTAAACTTGACATTCCGTTTATTCATAATTTTCTGAAGGATATTTATTGGGCCGCACCCAGAACTATTGAAGAAGTTCAGGTTTGCATTGAGAATTCTTTTTGTTTTGGAATTTATCTTGACGGCAGACAAATAGGTTTTGCAAGAGTAATTACTGATTATGTGGTGTTTGCCTATTTGATGGATGTTTTTATTGATGAAAAATATAGAGGAAATGGCTATTCGTCTATTTTGATTGATGCCATGATGAACGAATCGGAATTAAAGGAAATTAAAATTTGGAGATTAGCAACCACAGATGCTCATTTTTTATATCAAAAATTCGGATTCAAATTATTGGCTCATCCTGAGAAATTAATGGAAAAAATAGTGCTATGA
- the hemW gene encoding radical SAM family heme chaperone HemW, giving the protein MSGIYIHIPFCKQACHYCDFHFSTSMKKKDEMVLALAKELEMRKNEFAQETVETIYFGGGTPSRLQIADLRLQIVAIYDNYKVIEKPEITLEANPDDLSEDYLIELTKIGVNRLSIGIQSFFEDDLKMMNRAHNSAEAKKCLEVATQYFDNISLDLIYGIPGMSVERWKQNIETALSFGIPHISSYALTVEPKTALNKLIQTGKIAEPKDEVASAHFMILVETLEANGFVHYELSNFGKENYFSKNNSAYWLGKKYIGIGPSAHSYDGISRSWNVANNALYLKSIQESKLPNEIEILSVADCYNEYIMTGLRTIWGVSLDRIQTEFGQNYLDYLLNQAQKFLSDDLLFIENNILKPTKKGKFLTDGIASDLFYLNLE; this is encoded by the coding sequence ATGTCAGGAATCTATATACACATACCATTTTGCAAGCAGGCTTGTCATTACTGCGATTTTCATTTTTCGACTTCTATGAAGAAAAAAGATGAGATGGTTTTGGCTTTGGCCAAAGAATTGGAAATGCGTAAAAATGAGTTTGCTCAGGAAACTGTTGAAACCATTTATTTTGGAGGAGGAACGCCGAGCAGATTGCAGATTGCAGATTTGAGATTGCAGATTGTTGCGATTTATGATAATTATAAAGTAATCGAAAAACCTGAAATAACCTTAGAAGCTAACCCGGATGATTTATCGGAAGATTATTTGATTGAACTTACAAAAATAGGTGTCAATCGTCTTTCGATTGGGATTCAATCTTTTTTCGAAGATGATTTGAAAATGATGAATCGGGCACATAATTCGGCGGAAGCCAAAAAATGTCTGGAAGTAGCGACACAATATTTCGATAATATTTCACTCGATTTGATTTATGGAATTCCGGGGATGAGTGTTGAGCGTTGGAAGCAAAATATCGAAACCGCTTTAAGTTTTGGGATTCCGCATATTTCGAGTTATGCCTTGACAGTGGAACCAAAAACAGCCTTGAATAAATTGATTCAAACAGGAAAAATTGCCGAGCCAAAGGATGAGGTGGCTTCAGCACATTTTATGATTTTGGTAGAAACACTCGAAGCCAATGGGTTTGTACATTATGAGCTGTCGAATTTTGGAAAGGAAAATTATTTTTCTAAAAACAATTCGGCTTATTGGCTGGGTAAAAAATACATTGGGATTGGTCCTTCGGCACATAGTTATGATGGGATTTCCAGAAGTTGGAATGTGGCTAACAATGCACTTTATCTGAAATCCATTCAGGAAAGTAAACTTCCAAATGAAATTGAGATTCTATCCGTTGCCGATTGTTACAATGAATATATTATGACGGGTTTGCGAACTATTTGGGGTGTTTCGTTAGATAGGATTCAGACTGAATTTGGACAAAATTATTTGGATTATCTATTAAATCAGGCACAGAAATTCTTAAGCGATGATTTGCTTTTTATTGAAAACAACATCCTGAAACCAACTAAAAAAGGAAAGTTTTTAACGGATGGGATTGCGTCGGATTTATTTTATTTAAATTTGGAATAA
- a CDS encoding glycosyltransferase family 2 protein encodes MLFVIVILSIYFAAILLLIYGFTKVKNYDTIGLKPKTSFTIIVPFRNEADNLPILLESISKLNYPMDLFEVILVDDDSDFKFQILDFRPERQRTSEALQISIIDTIRVSNSPKKDAITTAVPLVKTDWIITTDADCVVPENWLSALDNYIQTHKVAMLAGAVTYECNNSFLHHFQQLDLASLQGATIGSFGIGKAFMCNGANLAYTKSLFEELNGFDGNNTIASGDDVFLLQKAIARFPEKVHYLKSENTIVSTKPVNNWKALFYQRVRWASKTTSYQSNFGKLLGLIVFAGNLILVLSLGFWIMGSIPFLQLLFLSLSKFIIDSILIFKTNRFLTQNKIRYLVLSNLFYPFFSLSVALYTAFGKYEWKGRKF; translated from the coding sequence ATGCTTTTTGTAATCGTCATATTATCCATTTATTTCGCAGCCATATTACTTTTAATTTATGGTTTTACAAAGGTAAAAAACTACGATACTATTGGCTTAAAGCCAAAAACCAGTTTTACAATTATTGTTCCTTTTCGAAACGAAGCCGATAATTTACCGATACTCTTAGAAAGTATTTCGAAATTGAATTATCCAATGGACTTATTTGAAGTGATTTTAGTGGATGATGATTCAGATTTTAAATTTCAGATTTTAGATTTCAGACCCGAGCGACAGCGAACAAGCGAAGCACTTCAGATTTCGATAATTGACACTATTAGAGTTTCGAATTCTCCTAAAAAAGATGCTATTACAACAGCTGTTCCGTTAGTAAAAACGGATTGGATTATCACCACGGATGCCGATTGTGTAGTTCCTGAAAATTGGCTTTCAGCCCTGGACAATTACATTCAAACACATAAAGTCGCTATGCTAGCCGGGGCGGTGACTTATGAATGTAACAATTCCTTTTTACATCATTTTCAGCAACTGGATCTGGCGAGCTTACAAGGCGCAACAATAGGAAGTTTTGGAATTGGAAAAGCTTTTATGTGCAATGGTGCGAATTTAGCTTACACCAAATCACTTTTTGAAGAATTAAACGGTTTTGACGGGAATAACACCATTGCTAGTGGCGATGATGTTTTTCTGTTACAAAAAGCTATCGCGAGATTTCCCGAAAAAGTACATTATTTGAAATCAGAAAACACCATTGTCTCCACAAAACCAGTTAACAACTGGAAAGCTCTGTTTTATCAAAGAGTGCGTTGGGCTTCAAAAACTACTTCATACCAAAGCAATTTTGGAAAATTATTAGGATTAATAGTTTTTGCAGGAAACTTGATTTTGGTTTTGAGTTTAGGGTTTTGGATTATGGGGAGTATTCCGTTTCTACAGCTACTTTTTTTATCTCTTTCAAAATTTATTATCGACAGTATTTTGATTTTTAAGACTAATCGATTTTTAACTCAAAACAAAATACGCTATTTGGTTTTAAGCAACTTATTTTATCCTTTTTTCAGTCTAAGTGTGGCTTTATATACTGCGTTTGGAAAGTATGAATGGAAGGGGAGAAAGTTTTAG
- a CDS encoding DUF58 domain-containing protein, which translates to MKIESQIGKIASFQHLELLANQVVEGFISGMHKSPFHGFSAEFAEHKVYNTGESTKHIDWKLFAKTDRLYTKQFEEETNLRCHIIIDNSSSMHYPKLKSNQNFYESKIGFSVLASAVLMNLLKKQRDAVGLSVFSDTYEYYAPEKGSDRHHRMVLNALENLLQEPVTKKSTDTITFLHQIAEKIHRRSMIVLFTDMFQTGEEERLLNALQHLKHNKHKVVLFHVVDGKTELRFDFDNAPRKFIDVETGEEIVVFADNVKEEYEKQATLYFKKLTLSCAQNKIKYVPVSVREDFEKIILTYLTEKQKFG; encoded by the coding sequence ATGAAGATAGAATCACAAATAGGGAAAATTGCCAGTTTTCAGCATTTAGAATTACTTGCTAACCAAGTCGTCGAAGGTTTTATTTCAGGAATGCATAAAAGTCCGTTTCATGGATTTTCGGCCGAGTTTGCTGAACATAAAGTCTATAACACCGGCGAAAGCACCAAGCATATCGACTGGAAATTGTTTGCAAAAACAGATCGTTTGTACACCAAACAGTTTGAAGAGGAAACCAATTTGCGCTGTCATATCATTATCGACAATTCTTCGTCGATGCACTATCCCAAATTAAAATCCAATCAGAATTTTTACGAAAGCAAAATAGGCTTTTCTGTTTTGGCTTCGGCCGTGTTGATGAATCTCTTAAAAAAACAAAGGGATGCAGTAGGCTTAAGTGTGTTTTCGGATACTTATGAGTATTATGCGCCCGAAAAAGGCAGCGATCGTCATCATCGAATGGTGTTGAATGCACTGGAAAATTTACTGCAAGAACCCGTTACTAAAAAAAGCACCGATACAATTACTTTTTTACATCAAATAGCCGAGAAGATTCACCGTCGTTCTATGATTGTTTTGTTTACGGATATGTTTCAAACAGGAGAAGAAGAGCGTTTATTGAATGCTTTGCAACATTTAAAACACAACAAGCATAAGGTAGTTTTATTTCATGTAGTAGATGGAAAAACAGAACTCCGTTTTGATTTTGATAATGCGCCACGAAAATTTATTGATGTAGAAACTGGCGAAGAAATAGTTGTTTTTGCTGACAATGTAAAAGAAGAATACGAAAAACAGGCCACTTTGTACTTCAAAAAACTTACATTGAGCTGTGCGCAAAACAAAATCAAGTATGTTCCGGTAAGCGTGAGAGAAGATTTTGAAAAAATCATACTCACTTATTTAACTGAAAAACAAAAGTTTGGATAA
- a CDS encoding iron-containing alcohol dehydrogenase, with amino-acid sequence MKEIIILNPNRVVFGEGSMQRFVGDFVEKGFKRMFLLSIVELRNVLAPFLEELKSQGIEIFTDESIVGEPTFDDFSQVLLKAQNFEADSVVGIGGGSVLDVAKLIAAQLKNTQTLDEIKGIGNLKERQIYVACIPTTSGTGSEVSPNAIFVNELGEKVGIISPYLVPDAAYIDPILSVSLPKSVTAATGIDALTHCLEAYTNKFAHPFVDLYALEGVRLIAKYLKRACDDGADIEARSQVALGSMYGGMCLGPVNTAAVHALSYPLGVEYHIPHGLSNALLLPYVMEYNIEADATKYERIAAVLGAEKKATSRETALEGVKIMKQLIVDCGLPITLKQAGVKQESIPLLAEGAVKVQRLLKNNIREIAVDDAVAIYKAAF; translated from the coding sequence ATGAAAGAAATTATAATTTTAAATCCTAATCGTGTTGTTTTCGGGGAGGGAAGTATGCAACGATTTGTTGGTGATTTTGTCGAGAAAGGTTTTAAACGAATGTTTTTGTTGAGCATTGTTGAACTTCGCAATGTTTTAGCACCTTTTTTAGAAGAGTTAAAATCACAGGGAATTGAAATTTTTACAGATGAATCTATAGTGGGAGAACCTACTTTTGATGATTTTAGCCAGGTTTTGCTAAAAGCTCAAAATTTTGAAGCCGATAGTGTTGTAGGTATTGGTGGCGGAAGCGTTCTGGATGTTGCCAAACTGATTGCTGCTCAATTAAAAAACACCCAAACCTTAGATGAAATAAAAGGAATTGGGAATCTAAAAGAAAGACAGATTTATGTAGCTTGTATTCCTACTACTTCCGGAACAGGAAGTGAGGTTTCGCCCAATGCTATTTTTGTTAATGAATTAGGAGAAAAAGTAGGGATTATTAGTCCGTATTTAGTTCCGGATGCAGCCTATATTGATCCTATATTGTCAGTTTCTTTGCCTAAAAGTGTTACCGCTGCAACAGGAATCGATGCTTTGACCCATTGTTTAGAAGCTTATACTAATAAATTTGCCCATCCATTTGTGGATTTATATGCCCTGGAAGGAGTTCGACTTATTGCAAAATACTTAAAAAGAGCCTGTGATGATGGTGCTGATATAGAAGCCAGAAGTCAGGTAGCATTGGGGAGTATGTATGGAGGGATGTGTTTGGGTCCGGTAAATACAGCTGCAGTTCATGCCTTGTCTTATCCTTTGGGAGTAGAGTATCATATTCCTCATGGTTTGTCAAATGCCTTGTTATTACCTTATGTAATGGAATACAATATTGAGGCTGATGCTACTAAATATGAAAGAATAGCTGCTGTTTTAGGTGCAGAAAAGAAAGCTACTTCGAGAGAAACCGCTTTAGAAGGAGTTAAAATTATGAAACAATTGATAGTAGATTGTGGATTACCAATAACTTTGAAACAAGCAGGTGTAAAACAGGAATCGATCCCTTTGTTAGCCGAAGGAGCGGTTAAAGTGCAACGTTTGTTGAAAAATAATATCAGAGAAATTGCTGTAGATGATGCGGTTGCGATTTATAAAGCCGCTTTTTAG
- a CDS encoding LacI family DNA-binding transcriptional regulator encodes MSNLKAVAEHSKVSIATVSRVINNDPKVSKDTMLKVQASIAALEYKPNRVAQRLRSTSKKTKLLGLVIPDIQNPFFVDVVRGVEDYAYQNNFAVMIGNFGQDEKKEKLYLDILQSENIDGLIVAPIHGKDKGIENLVKKNIPVVCIDRGLTDIDVDVVKVDNEQGAFNAIDHLLSIGHKKIAFISGNFRIPTYIERLAGYKRALSEYGVPFDENLIFARDTDYKSGFEIANKILELKERPTSIFSGNNLLTLGALEAIHAKGIKIPEEISIIGFDDMPWSISLNPPLSAVRQPGFDMGRKAAEMLYERILNPGSKKEKVILKTELMLRKSTARLE; translated from the coding sequence TTGTCAAATCTAAAAGCGGTAGCTGAACATTCTAAGGTTTCTATAGCCACAGTATCTAGAGTCATTAATAATGATCCTAAGGTAAGCAAGGATACTATGCTTAAAGTTCAGGCTTCGATTGCGGCATTGGAGTACAAACCCAATCGTGTAGCACAAAGGTTAAGAAGTACCAGCAAAAAAACTAAATTACTTGGTTTAGTTATTCCCGATATTCAGAATCCTTTTTTCGTTGATGTGGTTAGAGGAGTTGAGGATTATGCCTACCAGAATAATTTTGCAGTTATGATTGGCAATTTTGGTCAGGATGAGAAAAAGGAGAAGTTATATCTGGATATTCTTCAATCTGAAAACATTGATGGTTTGATAGTAGCTCCTATACATGGAAAAGATAAGGGAATTGAAAACTTAGTTAAAAAGAATATTCCGGTTGTTTGTATAGATAGAGGTTTGACAGATATTGATGTTGATGTGGTGAAGGTGGATAATGAACAGGGGGCTTTTAATGCAATTGATCATTTGTTAAGTATCGGTCACAAAAAGATTGCATTTATTTCGGGTAATTTCAGAATCCCAACCTATATTGAACGTTTGGCTGGTTATAAAAGAGCCTTAAGCGAGTATGGAGTTCCTTTTGATGAGAATCTGATTTTTGCTAGAGATACCGATTATAAGAGTGGATTTGAAATAGCTAATAAAATTTTAGAATTAAAAGAACGTCCAACATCGATATTTTCAGGGAATAATCTGTTGACTTTAGGTGCTCTCGAGGCTATACATGCTAAAGGGATTAAGATTCCGGAGGAAATTTCGATTATAGGTTTTGATGATATGCCATGGTCTATTTCGTTAAATCCGCCATTAAGTGCTGTTCGTCAGCCTGGTTTTGATATGGGAAGAAAAGCAGCAGAGATGTTGTATGAAAGGATTTTAAATCCTGGCAGTAAAAAAGAAAAAGTTATTTTGAAAACAGAGTTAATGCTGAGGAAATCTACTGCTCGTTTAGAGTAG
- the ruvC gene encoding crossover junction endodeoxyribonuclease RuvC, with protein sequence MTKERIILGIDPGTTIMGFGLIRVINKKMEFVQLNELQLSKYDNHYQKLRVIFERTIELIDTHHPDEIAIEAPFFGKNVQSMLKLGRAQGVAMAAGLSRDIPITEYEPKKIKMAITGNGNASKEQVAKMLQQLLGLKELPKNLDSTDGLAAAVCHFFNSGKVVAGKSYSGWDAFVKQNEERVKK encoded by the coding sequence TTGACAAAAGAACGCATCATATTAGGGATTGACCCGGGAACAACCATAATGGGTTTTGGTTTGATACGTGTTATCAATAAAAAAATGGAATTTGTTCAGTTAAATGAATTGCAATTATCCAAATACGATAATCATTACCAAAAGCTAAGAGTTATTTTTGAGCGTACCATCGAATTGATTGATACACACCATCCGGATGAAATTGCCATTGAAGCTCCTTTTTTTGGTAAAAATGTTCAATCGATGTTAAAGCTTGGCCGTGCCCAGGGTGTAGCTATGGCGGCAGGTCTTTCCAGAGATATTCCAATTACAGAATACGAACCTAAGAAAATTAAAATGGCGATTACCGGTAACGGAAACGCCAGTAAAGAACAGGTTGCTAAAATGCTGCAACAGCTTTTAGGACTGAAAGAACTGCCTAAGAACCTTGATTCAACGGATGGTTTGGCTGCTGCAGTTTGTCATTTTTTTAACTCAGGAAAGGTGGTGGCAGGCAAAAGTTATTCGGGTTGGGATGCTTTTGTGAAACAGAATGAAGAAAGAGTGAAAAAGTAA
- a CDS encoding DUF456 domain-containing protein, with protein MDIVLFILGLVCMLIGVLGSFLPVLPGISVSWLGIVLLYFTTAVPANYWILSSTFLVLVLFSIANYILPSKGTEQFGGSKAGIWGTNIGLVVGLLAPIPLGFIIGPFLGALIGELVFDAKNVQHALRAATGSVLGILASNFIQFMLSIIYFGIFISIVWEYKTLLFS; from the coding sequence ATGGATATTGTACTTTTCATTCTTGGCTTAGTTTGCATGCTCATTGGGGTTCTGGGAAGTTTTTTACCCGTATTACCCGGAATTAGTGTTAGTTGGTTAGGTATTGTGCTATTGTATTTTACAACTGCCGTACCTGCTAATTATTGGATTCTAAGCAGTACTTTTCTGGTGCTTGTTCTTTTTTCTATTGCTAATTACATTTTGCCTTCCAAAGGAACAGAACAATTTGGCGGCAGTAAGGCGGGTATTTGGGGAACTAACATCGGACTTGTTGTTGGCTTATTAGCTCCCATACCTTTAGGTTTTATAATTGGTCCGTTTCTGGGTGCTTTGATTGGCGAATTAGTGTTTGATGCTAAAAATGTACAACATGCGTTACGAGCGGCCACCGGATCAGTTTTAGGAATTTTAGCCTCCAATTTTATACAATTTATGCTTAGTATAATTTACTTTGGAATATTTATTTCTATTGTGTGGGAATACAAAACACTGCTTTTTAGCTAG
- the pdxA gene encoding 4-hydroxythreonine-4-phosphate dehydrogenase PdxA: MENRKPILGITMGDPASIGPEVAVKALLDPKVYEVCQPVLVGEADVFEQAIQFCGLDLKVNRISKIADAKFEKGTADVFDLNYMNIADLKMGEITAEAGDVSFRTVVRNIELALAGEIDGTVTGPINKESIQKAGHLFAGHTEIYAHYTDTKKYGMLLVEENLRVVHVSTHVSLRQACDLVKKDRILECISLINDACKKLGVLNPKIGVAGLNPHASDGGLFGYEEEQEILPAVQEALKRGYNVEGPIPADTLFPKAIGGVYDGCVAMYHDQGHIPFKTVGFNWDQSKGQMKSVRGVNITLGLPIIRTSVDHGTAMEIAGRGIASPDAMVLAIEYAAKLHKNKQDNQ, translated from the coding sequence ATGGAGAATAGAAAGCCAATATTAGGGATAACAATGGGAGATCCCGCAAGTATAGGACCTGAAGTAGCTGTAAAAGCATTATTAGATCCAAAGGTGTATGAAGTATGTCAGCCTGTTTTAGTAGGGGAAGCTGATGTTTTTGAACAGGCAATTCAGTTTTGCGGATTGGATTTAAAAGTAAACAGAATTTCAAAAATTGCTGATGCCAAATTTGAAAAAGGTACAGCAGATGTTTTTGATTTGAATTACATGAATATCGCCGATTTAAAGATGGGCGAAATCACAGCCGAAGCGGGTGATGTATCTTTTAGGACGGTAGTTCGAAATATCGAATTGGCTCTGGCAGGAGAAATCGACGGAACGGTTACAGGACCTATTAATAAAGAATCTATTCAAAAAGCAGGACATCTTTTTGCCGGTCATACCGAAATATATGCTCATTATACTGATACCAAAAAATACGGAATGTTATTGGTGGAAGAAAATTTAAGAGTAGTGCATGTTTCAACGCACGTTTCTTTGAGACAAGCCTGTGATTTGGTTAAAAAGGACAGAATTCTGGAATGTATTTCTCTTATAAATGATGCCTGTAAAAAACTGGGTGTTCTTAATCCTAAAATTGGTGTGGCAGGATTAAATCCGCATGCCAGTGATGGCGGACTTTTTGGTTACGAAGAAGAGCAGGAAATACTTCCGGCAGTTCAGGAAGCATTAAAAAGAGGTTATAATGTTGAAGGGCCAATTCCTGCCGATACTTTATTTCCAAAAGCAATTGGAGGAGTATATGATGGTTGTGTGGCTATGTACCATGATCAGGGACATATTCCTTTTAAAACAGTAGGATTTAATTGGGATCAGTCTAAAGGACAAATGAAAAGCGTAAGAGGAGTAAACATTACCTTGGGATTACCTATTATAAGAACTTCGGTTGACCACGGAACCGCAATGGAAATTGCAGGTAGAGGAATTGCCAGCCCGGATGCTATGGTGCTAGCTATAGAATATGCGGCTAAACTACATAAAAATAAACAAGACAATCAATAG
- a CDS encoding MmcQ/YjbR family DNA-binding protein gives MNLETFYEYCTSKRGVTEHFPFDEDTLVFKVGDKIFALSSLKQWEIGSPSVNLKCNPDLAKEWRVQFEGIQPGFHMNKNHWNTVAINSDVSDLFLKEMIDHSYGLVFKGLTKKVQQEVLFMT, from the coding sequence ATGAACTTAGAAACTTTTTATGAATATTGTACTTCGAAGAGAGGAGTGACCGAGCATTTTCCTTTTGACGAAGACACTTTGGTTTTCAAGGTTGGTGATAAAATATTTGCTTTATCGTCATTAAAACAATGGGAGATAGGGAGTCCATCGGTGAATTTAAAATGCAATCCTGATTTGGCTAAAGAATGGAGAGTACAGTTTGAAGGGATTCAACCCGGTTTTCACATGAATAAAAATCATTGGAATACAGTTGCGATAAATTCGGATGTTTCTGATTTATTTTTAAAAGAAATGATAGATCATTCCTACGGATTGGTTTTTAAGGGTTTAACTAAAAAAGTGCAGCAGGAAGTTTTGTTTATGACTTAG
- a CDS encoding lysylphosphatidylglycerol synthase domain-containing protein has product MISIPHKTKQFLVLLIKILIVAAAFYFIYDQLANNDKLNWQKFIVLFQKNQSVSGISFILLLSVLNRYFEILKWQNLVQNIRNITIAQSTKQVLAALTAGLFTPNGVGEYAGKALFFNKSEAKKVIFLNLICNGIQMILTIIFGIFGLLYFNAQFNVITPKTVLSLVGICFLLFGILFFSKKINIKGYSIEKLIHKINEIPKSIHQRNILLGICRYIVFSHQYYFLFLAFDVDLPYLTLMSAITSVYFLASSLPTFQFLDFAVKGSVAIYFFGILGVNEWIVVFISTLMWFLNVVIPVVIGSYYVLNFKTRNIA; this is encoded by the coding sequence ATGATTTCAATTCCTCACAAAACTAAGCAATTCCTCGTACTTCTAATCAAAATTCTGATTGTAGCTGCTGCCTTTTATTTTATTTACGACCAACTGGCGAATAACGATAAACTGAATTGGCAAAAATTCATTGTTTTGTTCCAAAAAAACCAATCCGTTTCGGGAATCAGTTTTATTTTGTTATTGAGTGTTTTAAACCGTTATTTCGAAATCTTAAAATGGCAAAATCTGGTGCAAAACATCCGTAATATCACAATAGCCCAATCAACAAAACAGGTTCTTGCTGCTTTAACCGCCGGATTATTCACCCCAAACGGTGTGGGTGAATACGCCGGAAAAGCTTTGTTTTTTAATAAATCAGAAGCTAAAAAAGTCATTTTCCTGAACCTGATTTGCAATGGAATTCAAATGATTTTAACCATTATATTTGGAATTTTCGGACTGCTGTATTTCAATGCACAGTTTAATGTTATTACACCAAAAACGGTTTTAAGCCTGGTTGGAATTTGTTTTTTGCTTTTTGGAATTTTATTCTTTTCGAAAAAAATAAACATAAAAGGCTATTCGATAGAAAAATTAATCCATAAGATTAACGAAATTCCCAAAAGCATTCACCAGCGCAATATCCTCCTTGGTATTTGTCGCTATATTGTTTTTTCACATCAATACTATTTTTTGTTTTTAGCTTTTGATGTTGATTTGCCTTATTTAACACTCATGTCAGCCATTACCTCTGTCTATTTTTTGGCATCTTCCTTACCTACTTTTCAGTTTTTGGACTTTGCCGTCAAAGGTAGTGTAGCCATTTATTTCTTCGGGATTTTAGGCGTAAACGAATGGATTGTCGTTTTTATCTCTACCCTGATGTGGTTTCTTAATGTAGTGATTCCTGTGGTAATTGGCAGTTATTATGTATTGAATTTCAAGACCAGAAACATTGCATAA
- a CDS encoding dihydrodipicolinate synthase family protein yields the protein MKNSKKYNGVVVPMVTPFNSDMNIDLDAVTVLVNHLIDGGCHPFVLGTTGESSSISFESKVALVKKTVEVAKGKATVYAGISGNCFQESLDQAKVYTDLGVDVLVTHVPYYYPLNQNHILNYFNQLASAVALPLIVYNMPMTTNMSIDLETAEELSKHPNIVGYKESERGEERMAKAIGLWKDRADFSYLLGWAAKSYEAMLLGADGLVPSTGNLTPQLYSTIYESVLSGNNESAQKAQEKSDAISKVYQENQILVNAIPILKFLLAKYNLCTKAVLLPMIALNEADEKIATEKIKNYGTDLKSLNSVE from the coding sequence ATGAAAAATAGTAAAAAATATAATGGAGTAGTAGTGCCGATGGTAACGCCATTTAATTCCGATATGAATATCGATTTAGATGCGGTAACTGTATTGGTTAATCATCTTATTGATGGAGGATGTCATCCGTTTGTACTGGGAACTACCGGAGAATCGAGTTCAATTTCTTTCGAAAGTAAAGTGGCTTTAGTTAAGAAAACCGTTGAGGTAGCTAAAGGAAAAGCTACGGTTTATGCCGGAATTTCGGGGAATTGTTTTCAGGAATCTTTAGATCAGGCTAAGGTTTATACTGATTTGGGAGTGGATGTTCTGGTGACGCACGTTCCTTATTATTATCCGTTGAATCAAAATCACATTTTGAATTATTTTAACCAATTAGCATCGGCAGTTGCATTGCCATTAATTGTTTATAATATGCCAATGACAACTAATATGTCTATTGATTTAGAAACGGCAGAGGAGTTGAGTAAACATCCTAACATTGTTGGTTACAAAGAATCAGAACGAGGTGAAGAACGTATGGCTAAAGCCATTGGGCTTTGGAAAGACAGAGCTGATTTCTCTTATTTATTGGGTTGGGCTGCTAAATCTTATGAGGCTATGTTACTGGGAGCTGACGGTTTAGTCCCAAGTACCGGAAATTTAACTCCACAATTGTATAGTACGATTTATGAAAGTGTGCTTTCCGGAAATAATGAATCAGCACAAAAAGCTCAGGAAAAAAGCGATGCGATTTCTAAAGTATATCAGGAAAATCAAATCTTGGTTAATGCTATTCCGATTTTGAAATTTTTATTGGCAAAATATAATTTATGTACAAAAGCTGTTTTATTGCCAATGATTGCTCTAAATGAGGCTGACGAAAAGATAGCAACAGAAAAAATAAAAAACTACGGAACCGATTTAAAAAGCTTAAACAGCGTTGAATAA